Proteins encoded by one window of Blautia argi:
- a CDS encoding site-specific DNA-methyltransferase, translating into MTKRGSASHSAWLMFMYPRLQLARELLAKDGAIFISIDDNECHNLKLLCDDIFGEENFIAEFPRITKRGGKSSDIVAKNHDYLLMYTKTNSPKLYAIEHNDTAFKYQDEFFEERGYYKLNQTLDYDSLQYSSSLDYPLEIDGEVFYPGQSEEAYNERQSGNHDTADWAWRWSKEKFKFGYENGFVVVKTGRNGKRIYTKTYQKATIEDGDTGYYVDYSDRTKSLSTLETTENPYSNDNATKDVAKTIGKKIFDHTKPLELMTLIGRLCTRNDDIILDFFSGSAATAEAIMKLNCEDSENHRKYILIQLPEECKEGSSAYKAGYRTICDIGMDRIIKSKKLYNQEFPTSTADLGFKHYTLAEVSQTTLDKIEKFDNSGFITDTTVYDEFGIETVLTTWLIHDNYGFVNNCEMVDLAGYTAYWCENHLYLINPGLTEEAIKSLVEKYNIEGAFNPQNIVLFGYSFNYVEMENLKTNVKILRDSEKNLKINLDIRY; encoded by the coding sequence TTGACAAAAAGAGGTTCTGCATCACATTCTGCATGGCTTATGTTTATGTATCCAAGATTGCAGTTAGCTAGAGAGCTACTTGCTAAAGATGGCGCTATATTTATATCTATAGATGATAACGAATGTCACAATCTTAAACTGCTATGTGACGATATTTTCGGTGAAGAAAACTTTATTGCAGAATTTCCACGCATCACCAAACGTGGTGGAAAGTCCTCTGATATCGTAGCAAAGAACCATGATTACTTGTTGATGTATACGAAGACGAATTCGCCTAAATTATATGCAATTGAACATAATGATACCGCTTTTAAGTATCAAGATGAATTCTTTGAAGAACGTGGCTATTATAAACTTAATCAGACTTTGGACTATGATAGCCTTCAGTATAGTTCTAGCCTTGACTATCCTCTTGAAATCGATGGCGAGGTTTTTTACCCAGGGCAATCAGAGGAAGCATATAATGAACGTCAAAGCGGAAATCATGATACTGCAGATTGGGCATGGAGATGGAGTAAAGAAAAATTTAAATTTGGTTATGAAAATGGATTTGTTGTTGTAAAAACAGGCAGAAATGGAAAAAGAATCTATACTAAAACTTATCAAAAAGCCACTATCGAAGATGGTGATACTGGATATTATGTTGATTATTCTGATAGAACAAAATCACTTTCAACATTAGAAACGACAGAAAATCCTTATTCTAATGATAATGCAACAAAGGATGTTGCGAAGACGATTGGAAAAAAAATATTCGATCACACAAAGCCACTTGAACTTATGACTTTGATTGGACGCTTATGTACACGAAATGATGATATTATTCTTGATTTCTTCTCTGGTTCCGCTGCAACGGCTGAAGCCATTATGAAACTAAATTGTGAAGACTCTGAAAATCATAGAAAATACATTTTGATTCAGTTGCCAGAAGAATGTAAAGAGGGGTCATCTGCTTATAAAGCTGGTTATAGAACAATTTGTGATATTGGAATGGATAGGATTATAAAATCAAAAAAACTGTATAATCAAGAATTTCCAACTAGCACTGCAGACCTTGGCTTTAAACATTACACATTAGCAGAGGTAAGTCAGACTACGCTGGATAAGATTGAAAAGTTTGACAACAGTGGATTTATTACCGATACAACTGTATATGATGAATTCGGTATTGAAACTGTGCTTACAACTTGGTTGATACACGACAATTATGGATTTGTAAACAATTGTGAAATGGTAGACCTCGCAGGATACACAGCATACTGGTGTGAAAATCACTTATACCTTATCAATCCGGGACTTACGGAAGAAGCAATTAAGTCTCTTGTTGAGAAATATAATATTGAAGGCGCATTTAACCCTCAAAATATTGTTCTTTTCGGCTATAGCTTTAATTATGTAGAAATGGAGAACTTGAAAACAAATGTAAAGATTCTTCGTGATTCTGAAAAGAATTTAAAAATCAATCTGGATATCAGATATTAA
- a CDS encoding type III restriction-modification system endonuclease — protein MELILERELEHQQKAVDAIISALDGITMIKPRLAYENPSFDKKELRLIHNLIEIQKNIRADYRGCRDDGDYLNLDIKMETGTGKTYVYTQTIYEMHKKFGFNKFIIAVPSLPIKAGTSQFIDDSYVKHHFSDACGYNCDIELGVLESPKKKKKGFLAMPPAVRDFVTGSCQNSNKIYVLLVNMQLLTNGNMLTRSDYDYWVEGFYRPFDALKATKPVVIIDEPHRFSRDQKAYKAIVEELCPQMIIRYGATFPDVTVGKGRNKEIFKDFNNLVYELNACDSFNLNLIKGIAKEHFEPLSKKEEKVKLLSVMSKTSATFQFKKRGEETKTYTLTPGDSLSLIDSSFEGLTISAIGKNFIELINGQVKFQGEEFNTDIYSSSYQEQMLKLAIQRHFETERQNFSGRQFKIKTLALFFIDDITSYRDSDDGKEAYLKVMFEKLLLEKIDELLRTLPDSEQEYRNYLEASKADISACHAGYFAQDNSNSDEAIANEVADILHNKKGLISLRKEDGSFNTRRFLFSKWTLKEGWDNPNVFTIAKLRSSGSDNSKLQEVGRGLRLPVDENGNRISNEEFKLNYIVDFTEADFAQKLVDEINGELPEAHTITDGILKGVAEKRGVDPNALFFELGAKGYINMNREIIADKREVFFADYPEFATGVDSNKVTDVNKNKKEEIHVRKAVYSELKDLWERINHKYYLFYDADLSDEIPQALHDILKKSGIFGNVTLYSHRDQVATEGNAMIVREDSGVSYSIKRPILYNEFLKRISQQTSIPIRELHKAMCELSKEKDIPDEYINEYSVANIVSAFTDWRIEKMQTRFKYKRSSQPVTETTLTYKDGSPRDVIKQGNVGTKFVEGTPSDKYLYDKIVFDSPLEKANIMTDIDEVVVYGKIPKSSVAIPTIVGENYSPDFMYVVKHKDGTKELNIVVETKLVENKSTLRGIEDAKIKCAEAFFKQLTIDGYTVSFHTQLSNKKVKQIIDDVIAG, from the coding sequence TTGGAACTAATACTAGAAAGAGAATTAGAACATCAACAGAAAGCTGTTGATGCCATAATATCTGCCCTTGATGGGATTACAATGATTAAGCCTCGTCTTGCTTATGAAAATCCTTCATTTGATAAAAAAGAACTTCGTCTTATTCATAATTTAATCGAAATTCAAAAGAATATCCGTGCGGACTATCGAGGTTGTCGTGATGATGGGGATTATCTGAACCTTGATATAAAGATGGAAACAGGAACTGGTAAAACCTATGTATATACTCAAACCATCTATGAGATGCATAAAAAGTTTGGCTTTAACAAGTTCATTATTGCTGTACCATCTCTTCCTATCAAAGCAGGCACATCTCAGTTTATTGATGACAGCTACGTAAAACATCATTTTTCTGATGCGTGTGGATATAACTGTGATATTGAGTTAGGTGTATTAGAAAGTCCAAAGAAAAAGAAAAAAGGGTTTTTAGCTATGCCTCCTGCTGTTCGTGATTTTGTAACTGGCTCATGTCAGAATTCAAACAAGATATATGTTTTGCTTGTTAATATGCAGTTGTTGACGAATGGTAATATGCTTACACGATCAGATTATGATTATTGGGTTGAGGGTTTTTACAGACCGTTTGATGCATTAAAAGCAACAAAGCCGGTTGTAATTATTGATGAGCCACATAGATTTTCTCGTGACCAAAAAGCATATAAAGCTATTGTAGAGGAACTATGTCCACAGATGATTATCCGTTATGGTGCAACCTTCCCGGATGTAACTGTTGGCAAAGGAAGAAACAAAGAAATTTTCAAGGATTTTAATAACCTTGTGTATGAGTTAAATGCTTGTGATTCCTTTAACCTCAACTTGATTAAAGGCATTGCAAAGGAACATTTTGAACCTCTATCTAAAAAAGAAGAAAAAGTTAAACTTTTGTCCGTTATGTCAAAAACTTCTGCCACATTCCAGTTTAAGAAGCGTGGCGAGGAAACAAAAACCTATACTCTTACGCCAGGGGATTCGCTGTCTCTGATTGACTCTTCTTTCGAGGGGTTAACAATAAGTGCTATAGGTAAAAACTTTATTGAATTGATAAATGGGCAAGTAAAATTTCAGGGTGAAGAATTTAATACCGATATATATTCTTCATCTTACCAAGAGCAAATGTTGAAGTTGGCAATTCAGCGACATTTTGAAACAGAGCGTCAAAATTTCTCTGGCAGACAATTCAAAATTAAAACTCTAGCATTATTTTTTATAGATGACATCACCTCTTATCGTGACTCTGATGATGGCAAAGAAGCATATTTGAAAGTGATGTTTGAAAAACTTTTACTTGAAAAAATTGATGAATTATTACGAACACTTCCTGATAGCGAGCAGGAATATAGAAACTACCTCGAAGCCAGTAAAGCTGATATATCTGCTTGCCACGCAGGTTATTTCGCACAGGACAATAGTAATTCAGATGAAGCTATTGCAAATGAAGTAGCCGACATTCTTCACAACAAGAAAGGACTTATTTCATTGCGTAAAGAAGATGGTTCCTTCAACACAAGAAGATTCTTGTTCTCTAAATGGACACTTAAAGAAGGTTGGGATAATCCTAACGTATTTACAATTGCGAAATTACGTTCTAGTGGAAGTGATAATAGCAAACTACAAGAAGTAGGTCGTGGACTTCGTCTTCCTGTTGATGAAAATGGTAATCGAATCTCTAATGAAGAATTCAAGCTTAATTATATTGTGGACTTCACAGAAGCAGATTTTGCTCAAAAACTTGTTGACGAAATAAACGGTGAATTACCAGAGGCACATACTATTACAGATGGCATTCTTAAAGGTGTTGCTGAAAAACGAGGTGTAGATCCTAACGCTTTGTTCTTTGAATTGGGAGCAAAGGGCTATATTAATATGAATCGTGAAATTATCGCAGATAAGAGAGAGGTTTTCTTCGCTGATTATCCTGAATTTGCTACAGGTGTGGATAGTAACAAGGTTACTGATGTCAACAAAAATAAGAAAGAAGAAATCCATGTAAGAAAAGCAGTATACTCTGAACTAAAGGATTTATGGGAACGTATCAACCATAAATATTATTTGTTTTATGATGCAGACTTATCTGATGAAATACCACAAGCACTTCATGACATTTTGAAAAAGTCCGGAATATTCGGTAATGTCACTTTGTATAGCCATAGAGATCAAGTTGCAACAGAAGGAAACGCTATGATTGTAAGAGAGGACTCTGGCGTATCATATTCCATAAAACGCCCTATCCTTTATAATGAATTCTTAAAGAGAATCAGCCAACAGACAAGCATTCCTATTAGAGAACTCCACAAAGCTATGTGTGAGCTTTCTAAGGAAAAAGATATTCCAGATGAATACATCAATGAATACTCTGTTGCTAATATTGTTTCAGCTTTTACTGATTGGCGTATAGAAAAAATGCAAACTAGATTTAAGTATAAACGTTCTTCACAACCTGTGACTGAAACAACCTTAACTTATAAAGATGGTTCGCCTAGAGATGTTATCAAACAGGGAAATGTTGGTACTAAATTTGTTGAAGGTACACCTTCTGATAAATATTTATATGACAAGATTGTGTTTGATTCACCTCTTGAAAAAGCCAATATCATGACCGATATAGACGAAGTTGTGGTATACGGAAAAATTCCAAAATCCAGTGTTGCAATCCCTACGATAGTTGGAGAAAACTATAGTCCAGACTTTATGTATGTTGTAAAGCATAAGGACGGAACTAAGGAATTGAATATTGTTGTTGAAACAAAATTGGTAGAAAACAAATCCACACTTCGCGGAATTGAAGATGCTAAGATAAAATGTGCTGAGGCTTTCTTCAAGCAGCTCACTATTGATGGATATACTGTTTCATTCCATACACAATTAAGTAATAAGAAAGTTAAGCAGATTATCGATGATGTAATAGCAGGATAG
- a CDS encoding ATP-binding protein → MNKNEIKDLILLKQEGSYWDFKREWYSQDKKADLLHDIICMANNLSNKDAYIIIGVDEENDYSFSSVKNDPNRKNTQQLVDFMREKNFAGGVRPIVSVENFNFGEIEIDIIVIHNSNTTPFYLTERFRSVMSNNIYTRVMDSNTPKNKSADISHIEMLWKKRFGLLSSPLDRMLIYLKNSILWDSSPSSFKEKKYYRFSPEYTIETVMDESKNGYQYYLFNQTNIHPRWYDINLYYHQTMLVSLEGLSLDGGRYFTPSPRTDGVSLTQYYHWDITFKYYIKNSIEYIVHEFYYHPDGDDETIAHDKFMECILVFDTDFEKENFKEYIKRNWKNKQIYSDNIWLPYFEEIKGYNMDAIKEEYMNSQILQKMLVAFRNIK, encoded by the coding sequence GTGAATAAAAATGAAATTAAAGATTTAATTTTACTTAAGCAAGAAGGCTCCTATTGGGACTTTAAAAGAGAATGGTATTCTCAAGATAAAAAGGCAGATTTACTTCATGATATTATATGCATGGCAAATAATCTATCTAATAAAGATGCTTATATTATCATTGGCGTTGATGAGGAAAATGATTATTCATTTTCCTCAGTAAAAAACGATCCAAATAGAAAAAATACACAGCAATTGGTCGATTTTATGAGAGAAAAGAATTTTGCTGGTGGTGTCAGACCGATTGTCAGTGTTGAAAATTTTAACTTTGGCGAAATTGAGATAGATATAATTGTTATACATAACAGTAATACAACACCATTTTATTTAACTGAACGCTTTCGATCTGTAATGTCTAATAACATTTATACACGAGTAATGGATTCTAATACGCCGAAGAATAAATCCGCTGATATATCTCATATTGAAATGTTATGGAAAAAACGTTTTGGATTACTTTCATCGCCGTTAGATAGGATGCTTATATATTTAAAAAACTCTATTTTATGGGATTCATCCCCGAGTAGTTTTAAAGAAAAAAAGTACTATAGATTTTCGCCTGAATACACAATAGAAACAGTGATGGATGAAAGTAAAAATGGATATCAATACTACTTATTTAATCAAACCAATATTCATCCAAGATGGTATGATATTAATCTATATTATCATCAAACAATGCTTGTTTCATTAGAAGGACTGTCACTTGATGGAGGACGTTATTTTACACCATCTCCAAGAACAGATGGTGTATCATTAACACAATATTATCATTGGGATATTACTTTTAAGTATTATATCAAAAATTCTATTGAATATATTGTTCATGAGTTTTACTATCATCCAGATGGTGATGATGAAACAATTGCGCATGACAAGTTTATGGAATGCATTTTGGTGTTTGATACTGATTTTGAAAAAGAGAATTTCAAAGAATATATTAAACGTAATTGGAAAAACAAGCAAATCTATAGTGACAACATATGGCTACCCTATTTTGAAGAAATCAAGGGCTACAATATGGATGCAATTAAGGAAGAATATATGAATTCTCAGATATTACAGAAAATGCTAGTTGCGTTCCGCAACATAAAATAA
- the aroA gene encoding 3-phosphoshikimate 1-carboxyvinyltransferase yields the protein MKFTKSIPLKGELRVPGDKSISHRGVMLGSLAQGTTAVTNFLEGADCLSTINCFRSMGIDISRTEKEILIHGKGLHGLSAPSSCLDVGNSGTTMRLLSGILAGQRFSSELTGDASIRKRPMTRVIAPLSLMGGCVESLSGNGLAPLRITGRPLKGMHYQSPVSSAQVKSCVLLAGLYADGQTSVTEPFLSRNHSELMLRSFGAKISSKGTTATVEPEPILIGQKVEVPGDISSAAYFIAAALLIPGSELLIQNVGINPTRDGILKVCASMGAKIEILNSHTCCGEEVADLLVRHSSLKGTVIEGALIPTLIDELPVLSVLAAFAEGTTIIRDAQELKVKESNRLDIMVHHLTAMGADVEPTEDGMIITGGKPLHGGVLDSYLDHRIAMAFAVAGMAAEGETEITRADCVDISYPDFYKDLEKLKK from the coding sequence ATGAAATTCACAAAATCAATACCCTTAAAAGGCGAACTTAGAGTTCCGGGAGATAAATCGATTTCCCATCGGGGTGTTATGTTGGGTTCTCTTGCTCAGGGAACCACAGCAGTTACCAATTTTCTGGAAGGGGCAGACTGCCTGTCTACAATAAACTGCTTTCGCAGTATGGGAATTGATATTTCCCGGACAGAAAAAGAAATCCTCATTCACGGAAAGGGGCTGCATGGTCTGTCTGCTCCTTCTTCCTGTCTGGACGTAGGAAACAGCGGAACAACCATGCGACTGTTATCCGGTATTCTGGCAGGACAGCGCTTTAGCAGCGAACTTACCGGAGATGCTTCTATCAGAAAACGGCCCATGACACGGGTTATCGCTCCGCTTTCCCTTATGGGCGGGTGTGTGGAAAGTCTTTCCGGAAACGGACTTGCACCCCTTCGCATTACAGGAAGACCTTTAAAGGGTATGCATTACCAATCTCCCGTCAGTTCTGCACAGGTAAAATCTTGTGTACTTTTGGCAGGACTTTATGCAGACGGACAAACCAGTGTTACAGAACCCTTTCTTTCCAGAAATCATTCTGAACTTATGCTTCGCTCCTTTGGAGCAAAGATATCCAGTAAAGGAACAACAGCCACGGTGGAACCGGAGCCAATACTGATTGGACAAAAGGTAGAAGTACCAGGGGATATCTCATCTGCTGCTTATTTTATTGCTGCAGCGCTGCTGATACCGGGCTCTGAGCTGTTGATTCAGAATGTGGGAATCAATCCCACCCGTGACGGTATCTTAAAGGTCTGCGCTTCCATGGGCGCCAAAATAGAAATTCTGAATTCCCACACCTGCTGCGGAGAAGAAGTGGCTGACCTTCTGGTAAGACACAGTTCCTTAAAAGGGACTGTTATAGAAGGCGCTCTCATTCCCACATTGATTGACGAGCTTCCTGTACTGTCGGTTCTTGCTGCCTTCGCTGAGGGAACAACTATTATCCGGGACGCCCAGGAATTAAAGGTCAAGGAATCCAACCGCCTGGACATTATGGTTCATCATCTCACCGCCATGGGCGCTGACGTAGAACCTACGGAGGACGGTATGATTATCACCGGCGGTAAACCTCTTCATGGTGGGGTTTTGGACAGTTATCTGGATCACCGCATTGCCATGGCGTTTGCTGTTGCCGGTATGGCGGCAGAGGGGGAAACAGAAATTACAAGAGCCGATTGCGTGGATATTTCTTATCCAGACTTTTATAAAGATTTAGAAAAACTGAAAAAGTAG
- a CDS encoding prephenate dehydrogenase, which translates to METTTIGFIGLGLIGGSIAKAIRKFHPEYQIMAYNRTKDILEDAVFDGIVDIACTERDTRFALCDYIFLCATVDYNLECLPWLKQTIRPGCILTDVGSVKGEIHKKITALDMAANFIGGHPMAGSEKTGYEHSTDHLIENAYYILTPSEEVGLDKIGNYTELVSSIGALPMILTWEEHDYITACVSHLPHIVAASLVNVVQKLDSPLEHMKTIAAGGFKDITRIASSSPHMWQQICLENPEHISKVLDEYIRLIVQAKYLVDQRDANGLYEMFVNSRDYRNSFSDAPSGPLKKSFTLYCDVVDETGAIATIATILSMNGISMKNIGILHNREFEDGVLKIEFYDEDALAQAAEQLKKRNYIIYER; encoded by the coding sequence ATGGAAACCACAACCATTGGTTTTATCGGTCTGGGGCTTATCGGAGGCTCCATTGCCAAAGCAATCCGAAAATTTCACCCTGAATATCAGATTATGGCGTATAACCGTACAAAAGATATACTGGAGGACGCTGTTTTTGACGGCATTGTAGATATCGCCTGCACAGAAAGAGATACGCGCTTTGCTCTTTGTGATTATATTTTTCTCTGTGCAACCGTAGACTACAATCTGGAATGCCTTCCCTGGTTAAAGCAAACCATTCGTCCCGGCTGTATTCTCACTGATGTAGGAAGTGTAAAAGGAGAAATTCACAAAAAGATTACAGCCCTTGATATGGCGGCAAATTTCATTGGCGGACACCCCATGGCAGGAAGTGAAAAGACGGGATATGAGCATTCCACAGACCATTTGATTGAAAATGCCTACTACATTCTGACCCCTTCTGAAGAGGTAGGACTGGATAAAATCGGAAACTATACAGAATTGGTTTCTTCCATAGGAGCTTTGCCAATGATTCTCACCTGGGAGGAGCATGACTATATTACTGCATGTGTCAGCCATCTGCCTCATATTGTGGCAGCCTCTCTTGTCAACGTAGTTCAAAAGCTGGATTCCCCTCTGGAACATATGAAAACCATTGCTGCCGGAGGCTTTAAAGATATTACCAGAATTGCTTCCTCTTCACCTCATATGTGGCAGCAAATCTGTCTGGAAAACCCGGAACATATTTCTAAAGTTCTGGACGAATATATCCGCCTGATTGTACAGGCAAAATATCTGGTAGATCAAAGAGATGCCAACGGGCTTTATGAGATGTTTGTAAATTCCAGGGATTATCGCAATTCCTTCAGTGATGCCCCCAGCGGACCTTTAAAAAAATCTTTTACTCTGTACTGCGATGTGGTGGACGAAACCGGTGCCATTGCTACCATTGCCACCATTCTTTCCATGAATGGAATCAGTATGAAAAACATCGGCATTCTCCACAATCGGGAATTTGAGGACGGAGTATTAAAAATTGAATTTTATGACGAAGACGCTTTAGCACAGGCAGCGGAACAATTAAAGAAACGAAACTATATCATATATGAAAGATAA
- a CDS encoding elongation factor G → MDVFRTDRIRNVVLLGHGGAGKTSLAEAMAYLSGMTSRLGKVTDGNTVSDYDKEEIKRKFSITTSVVPVEWGKVKINVLDTPGYFDFVGEVEEAVAAADAAIIVVSGKSGIQVGTQKAWELCEKYNLPRMFFVTEMDIDDVSYRQVVEDLTELYGKKIAPLHMPIREDGKFVGYVNIVKQAGRRYIERGQKKECEVPEYLQEYLEKYHETLMESVAEISEEFMDRYFAGEEFSVAEVSAALKTNISDGSMIPVCMGSTINIQGVANLLDDICGYFPSPDQKTCAGMNTKTNEIYQADYDFTKAKSAYVFKTIVDPFLGKYSLIKVCSGVIKGDDTLYNTGKETEEKLNKLYVLEGSKPIEVPELHAGDIGAIAKLNTVATGDTLSAKTTPILYGKTEISVPYTYKRYKTVNKGDEDKVSQALAKMMQEDLTLKAVNDSQNHQSLLYGIGEQHLDIVVSKLKERYKVDIVLSEPRVPFKETIRKKADVEYKYKKQSGGHGQYGHVKMTFEPSGDLETPYVFEQTVVGGAVPKNYFPAVEKGIQESVLKGPVAAYPVVGVKATLYDGSYHPVDSSEMAFKTAAIQAFKKGFMEASPILLEPIVSMKVSVPDRYTGDVMGDLNKRRGRVLGMNPDTAHKGNTIVEADVPMLSIYGYSTDLRSMTGGSGLFSYEFARYEQAPSDIQEREIEARAKAEED, encoded by the coding sequence ATGGACGTTTTTAGAACCGACAGAATTAGAAATGTGGTCCTGCTCGGACATGGGGGAGCCGGAAAAACAAGTCTGGCAGAGGCAATGGCTTATTTATCCGGTATGACAAGCCGCTTAGGCAAAGTAACAGACGGAAACACAGTCAGTGATTATGATAAAGAGGAGATAAAGAGAAAATTCTCTATTACGACATCTGTAGTTCCGGTTGAATGGGGAAAAGTAAAAATTAACGTATTGGATACACCGGGATATTTCGACTTTGTGGGGGAAGTGGAAGAAGCGGTGGCAGCAGCAGATGCGGCAATTATTGTGGTTTCCGGAAAGAGCGGTATTCAGGTTGGAACCCAGAAAGCATGGGAATTGTGCGAAAAATATAATCTTCCGAGAATGTTCTTTGTAACAGAAATGGATATTGATGATGTGAGTTACCGCCAGGTTGTAGAAGACTTGACAGAGCTGTACGGCAAAAAAATTGCGCCTCTTCATATGCCTATCCGTGAGGACGGTAAGTTTGTGGGGTATGTCAATATTGTAAAACAGGCAGGCCGTCGTTATATTGAAAGAGGACAGAAAAAAGAATGTGAAGTACCGGAATATTTACAGGAATATCTGGAAAAATACCACGAAACCCTTATGGAATCTGTAGCGGAAATCAGTGAAGAGTTTATGGATCGCTACTTTGCAGGAGAAGAATTCTCTGTTGCAGAAGTTTCCGCAGCTTTGAAGACAAATATTTCAGATGGCAGTATGATTCCTGTATGTATGGGTTCTACCATTAATATTCAGGGTGTTGCCAATCTGCTGGACGATATCTGTGGATATTTCCCAAGCCCGGATCAGAAGACCTGTGCAGGTATGAACACGAAAACAAATGAAATCTATCAGGCAGACTATGATTTTACAAAGGCAAAATCCGCGTATGTATTTAAAACCATTGTGGATCCGTTCCTTGGAAAATATTCTTTGATAAAGGTTTGCTCCGGTGTTATTAAGGGTGATGACACTCTGTACAATACAGGTAAAGAAACAGAAGAAAAACTGAATAAGCTGTATGTTTTAGAAGGTTCTAAGCCAATCGAAGTACCCGAACTTCATGCAGGCGATATCGGTGCGATTGCCAAATTAAATACCGTGGCAACCGGTGATACCCTTTCTGCCAAGACAACACCGATTCTCTATGGCAAAACAGAAATTTCTGTTCCATATACTTATAAACGTTATAAAACCGTAAACAAAGGGGATGAGGATAAGGTATCACAGGCTCTTGCAAAGATGATGCAGGAAGATTTAACCTTAAAGGCAGTAAACGATTCTCAGAATCACCAGTCCCTGCTCTACGGTATCGGCGAACAGCATCTGGATATTGTGGTAAGCAAATTAAAAGAGCGCTATAAGGTAGATATCGTTCTTTCTGAACCAAGAGTGCCATTCAAAGAAACCATTCGCAAAAAAGCAGATGTGGAATACAAATATAAAAAACAGTCAGGCGGTCACGGACAGTATGGACACGTTAAAATGACCTTTGAACCTTCCGGCGATTTGGAAACTCCTTATGTGTTTGAACAGACGGTTGTAGGCGGTGCTGTTCCGAAGAATTACTTCCCTGCTGTAGAAAAAGGTATTCAGGAATCTGTATTGAAGGGTCCTGTTGCTGCATATCCGGTTGTGGGCGTAAAAGCAACCTTGTATGATGGTTCTTATCACCCGGTAGATTCCTCTGAGATGGCATTTAAGACCGCGGCTATTCAGGCATTCAAGAAAGGCTTTATGGAGGCATCACCCATTCTCTTAGAGCCGATCGTTTCCATGAAGGTCAGTGTTCCGGATAGATATACCGGTGATGTTATGGGCGATTTGAATAAGAGAAGGGGTCGTGTGCTGGGTATGAACCCGGATACTGCCCATAAAGGAAATACTATTGTAGAAGCTGATGTTCCGATGCTGTCGATTTATGGATATTCTACAGACTTACGTTCCATGACAGGTGGAAGCGGATTATTCTCTTATGAATTTGCCCGTTACGAGCAGGCTCCTTCCGATATTCAGGAAAGAGAAATTGAAGCTCGGGCAAAGGCGGAAGAAGACTAA
- the nadA gene encoding quinolinate synthase NadA — protein MKSIREEIEQLKEEKNAVILAHYYVPEEVQEIADYIGDSYYLAKKAKETKAEVIVFAGVSFMGESAKILNPSKKVLMPDADADCAMAHMASIEKVKEMREKYEDLAVVCYINSTAELKTVSDVCVTSSNAVKIVKALPNKNIFFIPDRNLGAYVAEQVPEKHVIPNDGYCPVHKEIAPQILKEAKEKYPNAKVLVHPECMQEVLKMADFTGSTSEIIQYAETSLEKEFLIGTEEGVLYELKKKCPEKTFHCVRKGQCCPDMKKVTLEKVRDSLKYGSHEVQVSRDISEKALKALDKMLELAK, from the coding sequence ATGAAATCCATAAGAGAAGAAATAGAGCAGTTAAAGGAAGAGAAAAATGCTGTAATACTGGCACATTATTATGTACCGGAGGAAGTGCAGGAAATTGCAGATTATATAGGCGACTCTTACTATTTGGCAAAAAAGGCAAAAGAAACAAAGGCAGAGGTAATTGTATTTGCAGGCGTATCCTTTATGGGGGAGAGCGCAAAAATTTTAAATCCCTCAAAGAAAGTTCTAATGCCGGACGCTGACGCTGACTGTGCCATGGCACATATGGCTTCTATAGAAAAAGTAAAAGAAATGCGGGAAAAATACGAGGATTTGGCAGTGGTATGCTATATTAATTCAACAGCAGAATTAAAGACAGTTTCTGATGTTTGTGTGACCTCTTCCAATGCAGTAAAGATTGTAAAAGCCCTTCCCAATAAAAATATTTTCTTTATTCCTGATAGGAATCTGGGGGCTTATGTGGCAGAACAGGTGCCTGAAAAACATGTGATTCCAAATGACGGATATTGCCCGGTACATAAAGAAATTGCACCGCAGATTTTAAAAGAGGCAAAGGAAAAATATCCCAACGCCAAAGTCCTGGTACACCCGGAATGTATGCAGGAAGTGTTGAAAATGGCAGATTTTACAGGCAGTACCTCTGAGATTATTCAGTATGCGGAAACCTCTTTGGAAAAAGAATTTTTAATCGGTACAGAGGAAGGCGTGTTATACGAATTGAAGAAAAAATGTCCGGAAAAAACCTTTCATTGTGTGAGAAAAGGACAGTGCTGCCCTGATATGAAAAAGGTCACTTTAGAGAAGGTGAGAGATAGCCTGAAGTATGGTTCCCATGAGGTACAGGTGTCCCGGGACATCAGTGAGAAAGCCTTAAAGGCATTGGATAAAATGTTAGAGCTGGCAAAGTAG